The genomic interval TAGGCAATGCTTTTATGAGCAATGCGCTCCTCCATAATATCACTTACAAATGCGCCACTGCCAGATTCTATCCCTTTGCTTGCGCAGAGAATCTTTATCTTTTGTGGCAAATCAGCTACTGCTAACCATTCTCGTAATGCACTCGTAGCTATTGCCATAACAAAATACTGCGCATCTAATGCTTCTTTATGCGAAACTTGTATAATTGATGTGCAATTTAATGTTTTCAATTTTTGATTTAAAGGCTCAAGCAAAGAGCTAATATCTCTACGTGAGATAATTCTTACCTCATTTTTTTCGGCTAATGCAAAAGCTAGTGCCCTACCCCAAGCTCCTCCACCAAATACACTTACCTTGCTCATTTAAAGTCCTCACTTATTTTTAACGAGATTATATCAAAGCTCATTAAAACACATAACTATAAGTCAAAAAAACCTGTGTAGTAATTGTATAAAGATTAGCATAGGAATTTGCTTGAGCTACATTTCTCACAACAGGGGTTATTCCTTGTGAATATGTTGCCAAAAGCGCATCATTACTTGAAAGTTGTGTTTGCTTTAATGTAAGTGTGATACGATGCGATTTAAGTATCGTTAATACCATACCAATACTATTTGCCCATACAGGATACATTATCTTTGTGCCATAATCATAAGCATTTTCTTCGTATCGTTGTGCATTATCATAAGTTTTGACTTTACCTCCTCGTCTTTGCGTATCAATTTCTAAAGCATTTGATACAAAAAAATTTAACTTCACATCTGTATCGGATTTAATAGAATAATTTAACTCTATACCAGCACCATACCGAGACATTGGTGCTTCAACCTCATTCAAATTGGCATTGCCTGTTTCAAGCTCAAACTCTGAATATCCCTCATTAGCAATAGTATTCGCTCTAATTGAGAAATTTTTACTCACTTGTGCCTTTATTTTAGAATCTCCCTCTTTACTCTCAGTATTTTGGGCAGAAAGTGGCGTATTAGGTGCTACATTAAGCTTATGAAGCTGTAATTCTTCAGCACATATCAAACTTGCGACAAGGCTTATTAAGAATATTCCCTTCACTTTGCTCACTCCTAACATTAAATCTTAAAATACAAGACTCTATAGGTTCTTATAATAACCTATATATCGGTATTCCTAATGCTTTTTTGTAATAACATCTGCTTTTCTTTGTAAGTAATATTATATAAAAAATTTTTAAGAATTTATAAATATTTTATGCCTATTAGCCTATACTAGCATTTTATATTCCAATATTTTCAACACAAAAGGCTATGAAAATGTCAGCGTATGAAACGATTATCGGTTTAGAGGTGCATGTCCAACTCAATACCAAAACAAAAATTTTTTGCTTTTGCGCAACAAGCTTTGGTGATGAGCCTAACAAAAATGTTTGCCCCACTTGCTTAGGGCTACCCGGCGCACTCCCCGTGCTTAATCGCGAAGCGGTAAAAAAGGCGATTTCCTTTGGCACTGCGATTAATGCGACTATTAATCAAAACTCTGTCTTTGCACGCAAAAACTATTTTTACCCAGACTTGCCAAAAGCCTATCAAATCAGTCAATTTGAGATTCCTATCGTAGGACGAGGAAGTATTGAAATTGAATGTAATAACCAAACAAAAACTATCGGTGTAACGCGTGCGCACCTTGAAGAAGATGCAGGTAAAAATATCCACGAAAATAATTATTCAAAAGTAGATTTAAATCGTGCCTGTACGCCTCTACTAGAAATTGTGAGTGAGCCCGATATGCGAAGTTCCGATGAGGCAATAGCCTATCTTAAAAAGCTGCATTCTATTGTGCGATTTCTTGGCATAAGCGATGCAAATATGCAAGAAGGAAGCTTTAGATGTGATGCAAACGTTTCTATTCGCCCCAAAGGAGATTGCAAACTCTATACGCGTGTAGAGATTAAGAATCTTAACTCCTTTAAATTTATCCAAAAAGCGATTGAATATGAGGTAGAGCGACAAATTGAAGCTTGGGAAGAGGGAAAATATCAAAGCGAAGTTGTGCAAGAAACTCGTCTTTTTGACACTGCCAAAGGCATTACTCGTTCAATGCGTGGCAAGGAAGAGGCGGCTGATTATCGCTATTTCCCTGACCCTGACCTTTTGCCTGTTTTTATTGATGAGAATCTTATGCGTGAGGGAGTGAAGATTCCAGAAATGCCCGATGAAAAAAGGGAGCGATACATTAATACCTTAGGACTTAAGCCTTATGATGCAGGTGTGCTTACAAGTAGCCTTGAGCTTGCGCTTTATTTTGAATCTATGCTTGAAGAAGGTGCGAGCGCAAAAGGTGCTCTTACTTGGCTTACTACAGAGCTTTTAGGACGATTAAAGGGTGAAAATACGCTGCAGACTTGTGGGGTGGATTCTAAAACTTTAGCCACACTTGTT from Helicobacter hepaticus ATCC 51449 carries:
- the gatB gene encoding Asp-tRNA(Asn)/Glu-tRNA(Gln) amidotransferase subunit GatB, which translates into the protein MSAYETIIGLEVHVQLNTKTKIFCFCATSFGDEPNKNVCPTCLGLPGALPVLNREAVKKAISFGTAINATINQNSVFARKNYFYPDLPKAYQISQFEIPIVGRGSIEIECNNQTKTIGVTRAHLEEDAGKNIHENNYSKVDLNRACTPLLEIVSEPDMRSSDEAIAYLKKLHSIVRFLGISDANMQEGSFRCDANVSIRPKGDCKLYTRVEIKNLNSFKFIQKAIEYEVERQIEAWEEGKYQSEVVQETRLFDTAKGITRSMRGKEEAADYRYFPDPDLLPVFIDENLMREGVKIPEMPDEKRERYINTLGLKPYDAGVLTSSLELALYFESMLEEGASAKGALTWLTTELLGRLKGENTLQTCGVDSKTLATLVKRIEEGKISGKSGKEILDVLMEKGGDVDSLIDSMGLAQINDDGAIIAVIESVLSANADKVAEYKSGKDKLFGFFVGQVMKNSKGANPARVNELLKEKLG